AAATACTCAACAACCTATTCAAAGCAACCAAGGTTTTGTAAATGGTCAACCCCAGCTTCAAAATAATCAAGGTTTTCCAAACGCGCAACCACAATTACAGAATAATCAAGGATTCCCAAACGCACAACCAcaaattcaaaataatcaaGGATTTCCTACTCAACCGCAAATCCAAAACAAACAAGGACTCCCAAATGCACAACCACAATTCCAGAACAATCAACCTTTTCCAAATGCACAACCACAATTCCAGAACAATCAAGCTTTTCCGAACGCGCAAACACAATTCCCGAACAATCTACCTTTTCCGAACGCACAACCACAATTCCAGAACAATCAACCTTTTCCGAACGCACAACCACAATTCCAAAGCAATCAACGTTTTCCAAACGCTCAGCCTCAATTCCAGAACAATCAACGTTTTCCGAATGCTCAACCACAATTCCAGAGCAATCAACGTTTTCCCAATGCCCAACCACAGGTCCAAAATAATCAACGTTTTCCCAATGCAAATAATCAACAAAGATTTAGTAGCAGTGAAGAAGAATTCGATTCTGAAACATATTAGACATTCTGACAATAAATTTGTATTGCATTTGTAattaagatattgtttttaagaaaataaagctGAGCTgtgaacttttaaaaaatatataaatattttatagctaaatATGTTGTAATTTTTCACTGCACTGTTGTCAATTaggttaaatttaataaatattggttAGGTAAAAACTCGTAAACTGTGTGAAATTGAGGACTATTGGTATGAATAGATATACTTGATGGGCAAACAAAAGTTCTgtagaaattatttttctatgcattttattacattattatgctACTGGACATTTCACAGA
This window of the Bicyclus anynana chromosome 19, ilBicAnyn1.1, whole genome shotgun sequence genome carries:
- the LOC112045314 gene encoding antigen LPMC-61; this translates as MGAVQYILLSALVAIGASQRSPYASRPVGYPIIETTTLVNTQNDTLGNRFGENSTSTTQRLPIEALGDRDLVNRLGKLPQDKQPFWFLNWQALEANRKGPQSYPLRPSVFGSISFPDEQVQNVPNTQQPIQSNQGFVNGQPQLQNNQGFPNAQPQLQNNQGFPNAQPQIQNNQGFPTQPQIQNKQGLPNAQPQFQNNQPFPNAQPQFQNNQAFPNAQTQFPNNLPFPNAQPQFQNNQPFPNAQPQFQSNQRFPNAQPQFQNNQRFPNAQPQFQSNQRFPNAQPQVQNNQRFPNANNQQRFSSSEEEFDSETY